The following are from one region of the Streptomyces showdoensis genome:
- a CDS encoding FMN-binding glutamate synthase family protein gives MVKKPLLAARHSALLVAVALTVLGATLIWWHSPRWWLLAAPALCATALGTYDVFQRRHAILRNYPLLGRARFLLERIRPEIQQYFIERDFDGRPYDRDVRDAVYQRAKGLEAKLAFGTDRDVYGDGHEFLVPSMAPRKVSATPPTVRVGGPHCPQPYDMPLLNISAMSFGSLSSNAVLALNKGARRGGFAHDTGEGGISEYHLRHGGDLIWEIGTGYFGCRTPEGDFDPVAFAANAALPSVKAVLLKLSQGAKPGIGGMLPGSKVDAEIAGIRGVRQGRTVLSPPHHRQCSTPRALVRFVARLRELADGKPVGIKFCVGDRVQVLALCKAMLAEGVSPDFIVVDGAEGGTGAAPLEFADHVGMPLTEGLMTVHNALVGVGLRDWVRVGASGKIATGADIVRRLAQGADFTNAARSMMFALGCIQAQACHTNACPVGVATQDPRRTRALDVDDKAERVRRYQAATVHSAQQLIASMGLTDPWQLRPRMLHRRVGPGGEIRSYAELYEWLEDKQLLNGPPWSWQADWDAANPDLFT, from the coding sequence ATCGTGAAGAAACCCCTCCTGGCGGCCCGCCATTCCGCTCTGCTCGTGGCCGTGGCCCTCACCGTTCTCGGCGCAACGCTCATCTGGTGGCACTCTCCACGATGGTGGCTGCTCGCCGCGCCTGCGCTGTGTGCGACCGCTCTCGGGACGTACGACGTGTTCCAGCGTCGGCACGCGATCTTGCGCAACTATCCGCTGCTCGGTCGAGCCCGCTTCCTCCTGGAGCGCATCCGGCCGGAGATCCAGCAGTACTTCATCGAGCGCGACTTCGACGGCCGCCCCTATGACCGGGACGTGCGCGACGCGGTGTACCAGCGCGCCAAGGGCCTGGAGGCGAAGCTGGCCTTCGGCACCGACCGGGACGTGTACGGCGACGGCCACGAGTTCCTCGTGCCGTCCATGGCGCCCCGGAAGGTTTCCGCGACGCCGCCCACCGTCCGTGTCGGCGGACCGCACTGCCCCCAGCCTTACGACATGCCGCTGCTCAACATATCGGCCATGAGCTTCGGCTCCTTGTCCTCCAACGCCGTACTCGCGCTGAACAAGGGGGCCCGGCGGGGCGGGTTCGCCCATGACACGGGCGAGGGAGGCATCTCCGAATACCATCTGCGCCACGGCGGGGACCTGATATGGGAGATCGGCACCGGCTACTTCGGCTGCCGGACCCCCGAGGGAGACTTCGATCCCGTGGCCTTCGCGGCCAACGCGGCGCTTCCCAGCGTCAAGGCCGTTCTGCTCAAGCTCTCCCAGGGAGCCAAACCCGGCATCGGCGGCATGCTGCCCGGCAGCAAGGTCGACGCGGAGATCGCCGGCATCCGCGGTGTCCGCCAGGGCCGGACCGTCCTGTCACCGCCGCACCACCGCCAGTGTTCGACTCCGCGCGCGCTGGTCAGGTTCGTCGCCCGGCTGCGCGAGCTGGCCGACGGCAAACCCGTCGGCATCAAGTTCTGCGTGGGCGACCGCGTACAGGTCCTGGCGCTGTGCAAGGCGATGCTCGCCGAAGGCGTGAGCCCCGACTTCATCGTCGTGGACGGCGCCGAGGGCGGCACCGGCGCCGCCCCATTGGAATTCGCCGACCACGTAGGGATGCCGCTCACCGAAGGGCTGATGACCGTACACAACGCGCTGGTCGGCGTCGGCCTGCGCGACTGGGTACGCGTCGGTGCGAGCGGCAAGATCGCGACGGGCGCGGACATCGTCCGCCGCCTCGCGCAGGGCGCGGACTTCACCAACGCGGCCCGTTCCATGATGTTCGCCCTCGGCTGCATCCAGGCACAGGCCTGCCACACCAACGCCTGCCCGGTAGGCGTCGCCACCCAGGACCCCCGACGGACCCGCGCGCTGGATGTCGACGACAAGGCCGAACGCGTCCGCCGCTACCAGGCCGCCACCGTACACAGCGCCCAGCAGCTCATCGCGTCGATGGGACTCACCGACCCCTGGCAGCTGCGCCCGCGGATGCTCCACCGGCGCGTCGGCCCGGGCGGAGAGATCCGATCGTACGCCGAGCTCTACGAGTGGCTCGAGGACAAGCAGCTCTTGAACGGGCCTCCGTGGTCCTGGCAGGCCGACTGGGACGCCGCCAACCCCGATCTCTTCACGTAG
- a CDS encoding ATP-binding protein, whose amino-acid sequence MERGPFEARGGGVRAEGAGFVGRAEEARRLRAALCAGRGVVVVRGEAGAGTSRLVDEVLDGAEFAAWTQLRGTCPDGPDPAPLEGVASALARLPHHQGLADRLPPVAGVLGLVVPELADRLPHPPTAAADPGTRRGLVPRAVGALLASLGDTVLVLERIHLADPATLRLLDRLADAMPTGLRLVVTEDAAPGLPVLGVRVPAGGRCEEIRVRPWTAEQTERFVRLWAAGHPRIGPDELPELADLVHGLSGGLPGAADALLDDAGELLSAGGADGARGLAVLTAVREAGVPGRVVREFARRCAPLTADARRIVEAAAVLDRPAPLDVLAEVAECPPDLAGAAVEACVRRSVLRADGSSLAFRHPLDRRAALERVPGPRAARLSVRAARVLHRSGDGPLPLLDLARLYTAAGQVRDGLRCLLVAADRAAASGDYATATRLYTRLVVEDPRAEGRVRTAAKLARTAQLSRTGEQVVAAVRTVLDEDDPPPRLRGEIRLHLSVVLRNQTGGALDSLEEVARAIPDLEASDPQTAARAMAVASIPSLQGWPVARHRHWLDRGEALAEQVADPVARAAIAANRVTALMLVGDPRAWRAAEALLGPAESAMAAAHHARGWTNLAHASSALGYGARARDFLDRAVAGLADSSSPYLEGLAQTARLVLSWHGGRWDGLHAAADHTARLYQEIPDLTAEATLVRGLASLHVLGDVPRARHDLAEAARTICYDTGFVLTSSAAATARLHLEAGRPGQACEAVEDVLRRLARTEGWVWASEVLPVAVEALHRHGRTARARRLVADFATGSANADAPAATAALTVCRALLAEAVDRSGEAVRLLTDAEAQWRSLGRPLDAARAAEARGRCLLRLHGEAAARDVQDVVEVYRELGARWDVARCRRLLRRHAIVTTHRRGRLGYGDRLSPREEEVALLVVQGRANRDIAESLVLSTRTVEHHVARIMRKQNAASRSDIALPEGTEAGWDHGAVRRG is encoded by the coding sequence GTGGAGAGAGGTCCGTTCGAGGCGCGTGGCGGCGGAGTGCGGGCTGAGGGCGCCGGGTTCGTCGGCCGGGCCGAGGAGGCGCGGCGGCTGCGGGCGGCCCTGTGCGCGGGGCGCGGCGTCGTCGTCGTCCGGGGGGAGGCAGGGGCGGGGACCTCGCGTCTGGTGGACGAGGTGCTCGACGGGGCGGAGTTCGCCGCGTGGACGCAGCTGCGGGGGACGTGCCCGGACGGTCCCGACCCGGCACCCCTGGAGGGCGTCGCCTCGGCCCTGGCCCGACTCCCCCACCATCAGGGCCTGGCCGACCGGTTGCCGCCGGTCGCCGGAGTCCTGGGGCTCGTCGTGCCCGAGCTGGCCGACCGGCTGCCGCACCCGCCGACGGCGGCCGCCGACCCGGGGACACGACGCGGACTGGTGCCCCGTGCCGTGGGCGCGCTGCTCGCCTCGCTCGGTGACACCGTGCTGGTCCTGGAGCGGATCCACCTCGCCGACCCCGCGACCCTCCGGCTCCTCGACCGCCTGGCGGACGCGATGCCCACCGGACTGCGGTTGGTCGTCACCGAGGACGCCGCCCCCGGGTTGCCGGTCCTCGGCGTCCGCGTCCCGGCGGGAGGGCGATGCGAGGAGATCCGCGTACGGCCCTGGACGGCGGAGCAGACCGAACGGTTCGTCCGCCTGTGGGCAGCGGGGCACCCGCGGATTGGACCGGACGAACTACCGGAACTGGCAGACCTCGTCCACGGGCTGTCCGGCGGGCTGCCCGGAGCCGCCGACGCGCTTCTCGACGACGCCGGAGAGCTGCTGTCGGCCGGCGGGGCGGACGGCGCCCGGGGGCTCGCGGTGCTCACCGCCGTACGGGAGGCGGGGGTGCCCGGGCGTGTGGTCAGGGAGTTCGCCCGGCGGTGCGCCCCCCTCACGGCGGACGCCCGGCGGATCGTCGAAGCGGCCGCGGTCCTCGACCGGCCGGCTCCCCTCGACGTCCTCGCCGAGGTGGCGGAGTGCCCGCCCGATCTGGCCGGAGCGGCGGTCGAGGCGTGCGTGCGCCGGTCCGTATTGCGGGCCGACGGGTCGTCGCTCGCCTTCCGGCATCCGCTGGATCGGCGGGCCGCGCTGGAGCGGGTGCCGGGGCCGCGGGCGGCACGGCTCAGCGTGCGCGCGGCCCGGGTCCTGCACCGCTCCGGGGACGGCCCGCTGCCGTTGCTGGACCTCGCCCGGCTGTACACGGCCGCCGGGCAGGTCCGTGACGGTCTGCGGTGCCTGCTGGTGGCCGCCGACCGGGCGGCCGCCTCCGGCGACTACGCCACCGCCACCCGCCTGTACACCCGTCTGGTCGTCGAGGATCCGCGCGCCGAGGGGCGGGTGCGCACCGCCGCGAAACTGGCCCGCACCGCCCAACTGTCCCGGACCGGCGAGCAGGTGGTCGCCGCCGTGCGCACGGTCCTCGACGAGGACGACCCGCCGCCGCGCCTGCGCGGCGAGATCCGCCTGCACCTGAGCGTGGTCCTGCGCAACCAGACCGGAGGGGCGCTGGACAGCCTCGAAGAGGTCGCCCGCGCCATTCCCGACCTGGAGGCGTCCGACCCGCAGACCGCCGCACGCGCCATGGCGGTCGCCTCCATCCCCTCCCTCCAGGGCTGGCCCGTCGCCCGGCACCGGCACTGGCTGGACCGCGGCGAGGCGCTCGCGGAGCAGGTCGCCGATCCGGTCGCCCGGGCCGCCATCGCCGCCAACCGGGTCACCGCCCTGATGCTCGTCGGCGACCCGCGCGCCTGGCGCGCCGCGGAGGCGCTGCTCGGGCCGGCCGAATCCGCGATGGCGGCCGCGCACCACGCGCGGGGCTGGACCAACCTGGCGCACGCGTCCAGCGCGCTCGGATACGGCGCGCGGGCACGGGACTTCCTCGACCGGGCCGTCGCCGGGCTCGCCGACTCCAGCAGCCCGTATCTGGAAGGGCTCGCCCAGACCGCCCGCCTGGTCCTCTCCTGGCACGGCGGCCGCTGGGACGGCCTGCACGCGGCCGCCGACCACACCGCCCGGCTGTACCAGGAGATACCCGACCTGACCGCGGAGGCGACGCTCGTACGCGGACTGGCCTCGCTCCACGTCCTCGGCGACGTCCCGCGGGCCCGTCACGACCTCGCGGAGGCCGCCCGGACCATCTGTTACGACACGGGCTTCGTCCTCACCTCGTCGGCAGCCGCCACCGCCCGCCTGCACCTGGAGGCGGGGCGCCCCGGGCAGGCGTGCGAGGCCGTCGAGGACGTGCTGCGCCGGCTCGCCCGTACCGAGGGATGGGTATGGGCGAGCGAGGTGCTTCCCGTGGCGGTGGAGGCGCTCCACCGCCACGGCCGTACGGCGCGCGCCCGACGCCTCGTCGCCGACTTCGCGACCGGCTCCGCGAACGCCGACGCACCCGCCGCGACAGCCGCCCTGACCGTGTGCAGGGCACTGCTCGCGGAGGCCGTGGACCGGTCGGGCGAGGCCGTCCGCCTGCTGACGGACGCGGAGGCGCAGTGGCGGTCGCTCGGCCGCCCCCTCGACGCCGCCCGCGCGGCGGAGGCCCGGGGTCGCTGCCTGCTCCGCCTCCACGGGGAGGCCGCGGCCCGGGACGTCCAGGACGTGGTCGAGGTGTACCGGGAACTGGGCGCCCGCTGGGACGTCGCCCGCTGCCGACGCCTGCTGCGCCGGCACGCCATCGTCACCACCCACCGCCGGGGCCGCCTCGGCTACGGCGACCGCCTGTCCCCACGCGAGGAGGAGGTGGCCCTCCTCGTCGTCCAGGGCCGCGCCAACCGTGACATCGCCGAGAGCCTGGTGCTGTCCACCCGCACCGTGGAGCACCACGTGGCCCGCATCATGCGGAAGCAGAACGCGGCGTCGAGGAGCGACATCGCTCTGCCGGAGGGGACGGAAGCGGGCTGGGATCACGGCGCTGTGCGCCGGGGGTGA
- a CDS encoding GOLPH3/VPS74 family protein, producing the protein MTTAKDLFIIAMDPGQEPAVGQGDLSLALAGAELIDLLGAGDVTLDGVHIVPGTRSTPDDMLLGEAAAGLVQEAPYERVEDWLWRRGEGLAAAYQSAMEGDGELVPARSGRLSFGARRMEPADTPARRGAIDRWERKEPVLTALASVVGIGGGPSDAAPGLDEEAATVVVAAAHDAVMELEAVRQRRTIENSAFANLWRGP; encoded by the coding sequence ATGACCACGGCGAAAGACCTGTTCATCATCGCGATGGACCCCGGGCAGGAACCCGCCGTCGGGCAGGGTGACCTGTCTCTCGCGCTCGCGGGAGCCGAGCTGATCGACCTCCTCGGCGCCGGGGACGTCACCCTGGACGGCGTCCATATCGTGCCCGGTACACGGTCGACCCCCGATGACATGCTGCTCGGCGAGGCGGCGGCGGGGCTCGTCCAGGAGGCACCGTACGAGCGCGTCGAGGACTGGCTGTGGCGGCGCGGCGAGGGGCTCGCGGCCGCCTACCAGTCCGCGATGGAGGGGGACGGCGAGCTGGTCCCGGCGCGCAGTGGCCGCCTGTCGTTCGGTGCGCGACGCATGGAGCCGGCCGACACGCCGGCGCGCCGCGGGGCGATCGACCGCTGGGAGCGGAAGGAACCCGTCCTGACGGCCCTCGCCTCGGTCGTCGGCATCGGCGGCGGCCCGTCCGACGCCGCGCCGGGTCTCGACGAGGAGGCGGCCACGGTCGTGGTCGCCGCCGCGCACGACGCGGTCATGGAACTGGAGGCCGTACGCCAGCGGCGGACCATCGAGAACTCGGCCTTCGCCAACCTCTGGCGCGGGCCGTGA
- a CDS encoding PRC-barrel domain-containing protein: MSHNMWSYVPTAGHGPDDDLTGYSVEAADGRIGKVDKYSAEIGNQYVVVDTGVWIFGKEVLLPASTVTAIDNEERRILVSLTKEQIRNSPEFDKDKHLGDPAYRDQLGGYYGSGH, translated from the coding sequence ATGAGCCACAACATGTGGAGCTACGTTCCCACCGCTGGTCACGGCCCGGACGATGACCTCACGGGGTACAGCGTCGAAGCCGCCGACGGACGCATCGGCAAGGTCGACAAGTATTCCGCTGAGATCGGCAACCAGTACGTCGTCGTCGACACCGGTGTATGGATATTCGGCAAGGAAGTTCTCCTGCCCGCCAGCACCGTGACGGCCATCGACAACGAGGAGCGGCGGATCCTGGTCTCGCTCACCAAGGAGCAGATCAGGAACTCGCCGGAGTTCGACAAGGACAAGCACCTGGGCGACCCCGCCTATCGCGACCAGCTCGGCGGCTACTACGGTTCGGGCCACTGA
- a CDS encoding GNAT family N-acetyltransferase, producing the protein MNSESVSGPCLPPSVRQRNDRDLDDCVWVLREVHEHDGYPVNWPDLPKAWLTPPSLIASWVAELDGRVTDHIGLSRSDVGDAAPALWSARAGVGVDATAMVNRLFVAPWARGHGIGALLMGQAVAEARRLGLHPVLDVVASDTAAAALYERLGWRLLATVEQRWSPEQKVNVRCYAAPC; encoded by the coding sequence GTGAACAGCGAGAGTGTCTCCGGCCCGTGCCTGCCCCCGAGTGTCCGGCAGCGGAATGATCGCGACCTCGATGACTGCGTGTGGGTGCTGAGGGAGGTGCATGAGCACGACGGCTATCCGGTCAACTGGCCCGACCTCCCGAAGGCGTGGCTCACGCCGCCCTCGCTCATCGCCTCGTGGGTGGCAGAACTCGACGGCCGCGTCACCGACCACATCGGCCTGTCGCGGAGCGACGTGGGTGACGCCGCACCTGCGCTGTGGAGCGCCCGGGCGGGGGTGGGTGTCGACGCGACCGCCATGGTCAACCGGCTGTTCGTCGCCCCGTGGGCCCGGGGGCACGGAATCGGGGCGCTACTGATGGGACAAGCCGTCGCGGAAGCACGGCGTCTCGGCTTGCATCCAGTGCTCGATGTGGTGGCTTCGGACACCGCCGCGGCAGCCCTGTACGAGCGGCTCGGCTGGCGCTTGCTGGCAACAGTCGAACAGCGCTGGAGCCCGGAGCAGAAGGTGAACGTCCGGTGTTACGCGGCGCCGTGCTGA
- a CDS encoding S8 family serine peptidase — protein sequence MEFDARALRRLLAISTSAALLAAASATAAAGAAPAPPGGGEGRIVGADRPGAVEGSYIVTFKGSVAPADVPAAARALTKRHAGSLRFTYTTALRGFAVRMAESEARELAADPTVARVEADGVAYAVDTQPSPPSWGLDRVDQRDLPVDKSYTYGTTASNVNAYIVDTGIRMSHRDFGNRAVSGYDFIDNDANASDCQGHGTHVAGTVGGASYGVAKGVKLVGVRVLNCQGTSGDTWAPVLAGIDWVTKNAVKPAVANMSIGGGKTQSVNDAVAASIASGVTWVVAAGNNNADSCSYSPSSTPAAITVGATNSRDARATGWSNGQGSNYGSCLDVFAPGDSIVSTSNSGDTGSQTMSGTSMASPHVAGAAALILAANPTWTPAQVRDKLVADATSDKVTDARTGSPNKLLYTGTGGTTPPPTGKKFENTDDYQIRDNATVDSPLTVTGVTGNAPSNLAVAVDVRHTYRGDVRLELVAPDGTAFLLKDYDSNDSADNIQGTFTVNASGESANGTWKLRATDNWTNDTGYINAWSLQF from the coding sequence ATGGAGTTCGACGCTCGCGCCCTCCGGCGCCTGCTCGCCATCAGTACCAGCGCCGCCCTGCTCGCCGCAGCCTCCGCGACCGCCGCGGCCGGCGCCGCACCCGCACCGCCGGGCGGCGGGGAAGGCCGCATCGTCGGCGCCGACCGGCCCGGCGCGGTCGAAGGCTCCTACATCGTCACCTTCAAGGGCTCGGTCGCCCCGGCCGACGTGCCCGCCGCCGCACGTGCCCTGACCAAACGGCACGCGGGCAGCCTGCGTTTCACCTACACCACCGCCCTGCGCGGCTTCGCCGTCCGGATGGCGGAGAGCGAGGCCCGGGAACTGGCCGCCGACCCCACGGTGGCCCGCGTGGAGGCCGACGGCGTGGCGTACGCCGTCGACACCCAGCCCTCGCCGCCCTCGTGGGGCCTGGACCGCGTCGACCAGCGCGACCTCCCCGTGGACAAGAGCTACACCTACGGGACCACCGCCTCCAACGTGAACGCGTACATCGTCGACACCGGCATCCGCATGAGCCACCGCGACTTCGGCAACCGCGCGGTCAGCGGCTACGACTTCATCGACAACGACGCCAACGCCTCCGACTGTCAGGGGCACGGCACCCACGTCGCGGGCACCGTCGGAGGCGCGTCCTACGGCGTGGCCAAGGGCGTCAAGCTGGTCGGCGTCCGCGTACTGAACTGCCAGGGCACCTCGGGCGACACGTGGGCCCCGGTCCTCGCGGGCATCGACTGGGTCACCAAGAACGCGGTCAAGCCGGCCGTGGCCAACATGAGCATCGGCGGCGGGAAGACCCAGTCGGTGAACGACGCCGTCGCCGCCTCCATAGCCTCCGGCGTCACCTGGGTCGTCGCGGCCGGCAACAACAACGCCGACTCGTGTTCCTACTCCCCGTCCTCCACCCCGGCGGCCATCACCGTCGGCGCCACCAACAGCCGTGACGCCCGGGCCACCGGCTGGTCCAACGGCCAGGGCTCCAACTACGGCTCCTGCCTGGACGTCTTCGCCCCCGGCGACAGCATCGTCTCCACCTCCAACTCCGGTGACACCGGCTCCCAGACGATGAGCGGCACCTCCATGGCGTCTCCCCACGTCGCGGGCGCGGCGGCCCTGATCCTCGCCGCCAACCCGACCTGGACCCCGGCCCAGGTCCGCGACAAGCTGGTCGCCGACGCCACGTCCGACAAGGTCACCGACGCCCGCACCGGCTCTCCCAACAAGCTGCTGTACACCGGCACCGGCGGCACCACCCCGCCGCCCACCGGCAAGAAGTTCGAGAACACCGACGACTACCAGATCCGCGACAACGCCACCGTCGACTCGCCCCTCACGGTCACCGGCGTCACCGGCAACGCCCCCTCGAACCTCGCCGTCGCCGTCGACGTCCGCCACACCTACCGCGGCGACGTGCGGCTGGAGCTGGTCGCCCCCGACGGCACCGCCTTCCTCCTCAAGGACTACGACTCCAACGACAGCGCCGACAACATCCAGGGCACCTTCACCGTCAACGCCTCCGGCGAGTCCGCCAACGGCACCTGGAAGCTGCGCGCCACCGACAACTGGACCAACGACACCGGCTACATCAACGCCTGGTCGCTCCAGTTCTGA
- a CDS encoding MauE/DoxX family redox-associated membrane protein, protein MGTSTTGRPPGPEGTSEDGGGRCLTAGAARLVLAVVWCWAGWAKVQQPEQSVQAVRAYRVLPESWVTPVGHGLPVLELGIAMLLLLGLRVRFAALLSTVLLVVFAGAVVHARQRGLAIDCGCFGGGGEIDPADTQYSKEILRDLALICPGVWLMCRPRSRYALDNVVA, encoded by the coding sequence ATGGGAACGTCGACCACTGGGCGCCCACCGGGCCCGGAAGGCACGAGCGAAGACGGAGGGGGCCGCTGCCTGACGGCAGGTGCGGCCCGGCTCGTGCTGGCCGTCGTGTGGTGCTGGGCCGGTTGGGCGAAGGTCCAGCAGCCGGAGCAGTCCGTCCAGGCGGTCCGCGCGTACCGGGTACTGCCCGAGTCCTGGGTGACCCCGGTCGGTCATGGCCTGCCGGTGCTGGAGCTCGGCATCGCGATGCTTCTGCTGCTGGGCCTACGCGTCCGTTTCGCCGCCCTGCTGTCCACCGTCCTCCTGGTGGTGTTCGCCGGCGCCGTCGTCCATGCCAGGCAACGCGGCTTGGCGATCGACTGCGGGTGCTTCGGCGGCGGCGGTGAAATCGACCCCGCCGACACCCAGTACAGCAAGGAGATCCTCCGGGATCTCGCCCTGATCTGTCCGGGCGTGTGGCTCATGTGCCGGCCACGGAGCCGGTACGCCCTCGACAACGTGGTCGCCTGA
- a CDS encoding erythromycin esterase family protein — MNTHKVLLAALLVPLGATLAFAPAGSAATPPAPAAVSAFAASSASASLNGAPATAFRSPEAALGRVAHPLRTTEPGGPLADLRPFGRMVGDARVVGLGEASHSSHEFFTVKHRVLRYLVEEKGFRAFALEAPWSTGLRLDAYLVRGEGDLKQIMDEEFQGTYRWWNNAEYRDLLQWMRAYNVKHPNDPVRFVGDDGGFAGAELYDKVSAYAAAARPELAPQLTELYRGLRPATDAETYVSDYLSKPMAERKELAERTGRAVDLLKQRSGTGPDADAHAWAVQHATAIHQMTTLFAFDWDDPRAVPDIMLYRDRIMAQNVAWWQRQTGDKIVLAAHNGHISLKTYIPGAYPRVQGDFLRERLGSGYLSVGLTFDHGSFNAFGADGAVHRFTVGPAAPGTIEHTLDRVRYHDSVVDLRNAPAAARAWLAAPHTVKNIGATYPGIADAPQIRLSESYDVVIHLQRVEAAHMLK, encoded by the coding sequence ATGAACACGCACAAAGTCCTGCTCGCCGCCCTGCTCGTCCCGCTCGGTGCCACCCTGGCCTTCGCCCCGGCCGGCTCCGCCGCCACCCCGCCCGCCCCGGCCGCCGTATCGGCCTTCGCCGCCTCCTCCGCATCTGCCAGTCTGAACGGGGCCCCGGCCACCGCGTTCCGTTCACCCGAGGCGGCCCTGGGCCGGGTGGCTCACCCGCTGCGGACCACCGAGCCCGGCGGTCCTCTGGCCGACCTGCGCCCGTTCGGTCGGATGGTCGGCGACGCCCGGGTGGTGGGCCTGGGCGAGGCTTCCCACAGCTCGCACGAGTTTTTCACCGTCAAGCACCGGGTCTTGCGGTACCTGGTGGAGGAGAAGGGCTTCCGGGCCTTCGCCCTCGAAGCGCCGTGGAGCACCGGACTGCGGCTCGACGCCTACCTCGTGCGCGGTGAGGGTGACTTGAAGCAGATCATGGACGAGGAGTTCCAGGGCACTTACCGGTGGTGGAACAACGCCGAGTACCGCGACCTGCTCCAGTGGATGCGCGCGTACAACGTCAAGCACCCCAACGACCCGGTCCGCTTCGTCGGCGACGACGGCGGTTTCGCCGGTGCGGAGTTGTACGACAAGGTGAGCGCCTACGCGGCCGCGGCCCGCCCCGAACTCGCCCCGCAGCTCACTGAGCTGTACCGGGGCCTGCGGCCCGCCACCGATGCCGAGACGTACGTCAGCGACTATCTGTCGAAGCCCATGGCCGAACGCAAGGAGCTCGCCGAGCGGACCGGCCGGGCGGTGGACCTGCTGAAGCAGCGCTCCGGCACGGGCCCCGACGCCGACGCGCACGCCTGGGCTGTCCAGCACGCCACCGCGATCCACCAGATGACCACGCTGTTCGCCTTCGACTGGGACGACCCCCGGGCCGTCCCCGACATCATGCTCTACCGCGACCGGATCATGGCGCAGAACGTCGCCTGGTGGCAGCGGCAGACCGGAGACAAGATCGTGCTCGCCGCCCACAACGGTCACATCTCCCTCAAGACCTACATCCCCGGCGCCTACCCGAGGGTCCAAGGCGACTTCCTGCGCGAGCGGCTGGGCAGCGGCTACCTGAGTGTCGGCCTCACCTTCGACCACGGCTCGTTCAACGCCTTCGGCGCAGACGGCGCCGTCCACCGCTTCACCGTCGGACCGGCCGCACCCGGCACCATCGAGCACACCCTGGACCGGGTGCGGTACCACGACTCCGTAGTGGACCTGCGAAACGCCCCCGCGGCGGCCCGCGCCTGGCTCGCCGCACCGCACACCGTCAAGAACATCGGCGCCACCTACCCCGGGATCGCCGACGCCCCGCAGATCCGACTCTCGGAGTCGTACGACGTCGTGATCCACCTCCAGCGGGTGGAGGCGGCCCACATGCTCAAGTAA
- a CDS encoding DsbA family protein, with amino-acid sequence MRHERRRDEIRKRRVRRAAITGGIALALAGNVVLTVMVRANRASDDRPVVTPAGVTDQAGLVISVGRADAPAVMTIYEDLRCPGCARIERTLHETINRLEDAGKLRVDYHILSFVDRIVPGEGSRRAANALAAAQDAGRFRAYHDVLYAHPPVAEDVDTFGDKDLLLKLAQKVGLSGERFTAAVREGTHDTWVAEVQRAFDQQDEIQGTPALLFKGHDLLKDPESLSPERLTTLVEQEVTAHGT; translated from the coding sequence ATGCGCCACGAACGCCGCCGCGACGAAATCCGCAAGCGGCGCGTCCGACGCGCCGCCATCACCGGTGGCATCGCCCTGGCGCTGGCCGGCAACGTCGTACTCACCGTCATGGTGCGGGCGAACCGCGCGTCCGACGACCGGCCCGTCGTCACTCCCGCGGGAGTGACCGACCAGGCCGGCCTCGTCATCTCCGTGGGCCGGGCCGACGCCCCCGCGGTCATGACGATCTACGAGGACCTTCGCTGCCCGGGATGCGCGCGGATCGAACGCACGCTCCACGAGACGATCAACAGGTTGGAGGACGCGGGCAAGCTCCGTGTCGATTACCACATCCTGTCCTTCGTCGACCGCATAGTGCCGGGCGAGGGTTCCAGGCGCGCGGCCAACGCCCTGGCCGCCGCCCAGGACGCGGGACGGTTCCGCGCCTACCACGATGTGCTGTACGCGCATCCTCCCGTCGCCGAAGACGTCGACACCTTCGGCGACAAGGACCTGCTCCTCAAGCTCGCGCAGAAGGTGGGGCTCAGCGGCGAGAGGTTCACCGCCGCGGTCCGGGAGGGAACCCATGACACCTGGGTCGCCGAGGTTCAGAGGGCATTCGACCAGCAGGACGAAATCCAGGGCACACCGGCCCTCCTCTTCAAAGGCCATGACCTCCTGAAAGACCCGGAATCCCTGTCCCCGGAGCGGCTGACCACCCTGGTCGAGCAGGAAGTGACGGCCCACGGCACGTGA